The Nicotiana tabacum cultivar K326 chromosome 5, ASM71507v2, whole genome shotgun sequence sequence ATGGCATCAAATGTATAATGGAACTCCATCTTTTTCAGACAATAAattatctttttcattttgtaCTCCGCGAACATCTGGCACTTTATATTTCATAATGTTAGTCTAGCCATCGGATAGTTGGAGATGACAGCATACGGAAATGTTTGAATCACAGCACTACCTAGATTGTACTAGACAAGTAGACATGAAACTTTGTTGCTCTTCTAGCAGCATTTGGTTGTTGCAATGCTCTCCTTCTATAGACACACGATAGCCCATGTCTGCTTGTATCATTTCCAATGTAAAACTACATTTTCGGGTCCTTTAGTTCACATACTTGTTATGTCGGGGTTATAATGAAGAGATTGTTTATGAAGTGAATACTAAAGTGAGGATCGTTATGCAGTAATTGATAATGTAGAGATTGTTATGAGGGTTTACCTTCAAATTCAGCCAAAGCAGCTTATAGTTAGGCTCACATTCCCACCATTTATTGGATCTAGTATATTAGAgaaaaaatatattcaaatccTTCGAGAAACTTCATCGTCTATGAGGACATGTTTGCTATGAGGGGATGTTAAAGTGGAAGAGCCAAGAGATGACAAAGGCAAATACCATACAAGCTAGAAGAAAATTCAGAAATCGATGACCATTCAAACAAGTTCGAGATTCTGAAGACACTGATAGTGCAGGGGCTGCATTTGTAGCCAAAGCATTTACTTCATTTGTTTGCTGTGCTGACTCAATGTCATTTGGACCAACAACATTGTGTGCAATCGAATTGCATATTTCACAAGTCCTGCATTTATGGAAGGAGGAACATCCAAAATAAAGCATAACAGTCAGCAGATGAAAGAACAAATATTTTAAGCATGTGTACATGTATGTTTGAATTTATACACTTTAGTGGTGTTTGGATTCAAGCAAGTTTTTCAATAACCAAATGCTATATTATTTGGTTTGAAAACTAAATTTGTTTTTTTATAATAAACCAAAAAATTTCTGGAAAACCAGGAACAGAATACTGAACTTCTTGTTCTGTGACTTCCATAGTTGGATAATGATCATATTTAAATAATGTTCATCACCATTATTCAAATTAtagtaacccccccccccccccccacacacacacacacacaagtaCTTTCTAAAGAGCTAAGTGATTGCATATGAATCTACATTGTCCATGAAAGGTATGGAAGCAAACCAAAACATTGTTACCATTTACTAATACTAGATATGCAAAACAGTGTATGCAGTTCCTTGTCCAAATCCATATGGCACATTTATAACCATTTAGTCTAGGGATATTTTGGAGTTAAATTATTgttccaaaaaccaaaacaacaCATCATGGAGATGTAATTTTATTGCAGATGAATTTGTGTTAACAGACGAACCAACTCAAAGATGAAAGTTTCAACATCAAAATGCCAACATGAGAGGCCACTATCAGAGAATAGCTCCCGCTACACCCcgggggaagggccggaccacaaacGTCTTTTATACGCAGTCtaaccctgcatttctgcaaacGGCTATTTCCACAGCTCAAACCGGTGACCTCCTGATCACAcggcagcaactttaccaattaTTCCAAGGCTCCTCTTCTATCATAGAATAGATGTgcatagaaaaaaataaaataagcagCATGTGCAGACAGCATATTATAATCCTTTAATgggaaagataaaaataaacactTTGTTCCTCAAGGGCAATCTCCACCTGGATAAAGAATGCTCATATTAAAATTTAGTTAGAATTTAGGAACTTTATGTCCCAAAAGTTCATAAAAGGGCACAGTAGGTAGAATTGTTGCTGTACTTGCAAATCTGAATTATACCGATCATTGCTTACTCGTTTgcttttcattttattcttgtcCAGCACTCCAGCTTCTGTAATTAGCTTTTGGCTTTTCCCTTAAAAATATATCATAGTAGCATCTTTTCCCCACAAAAAACAGACGACATCAAGACCAAAACTTCAGAAAAATATTATTCTTACACATCATTTACTGATAATTAAAACTACACACTTCCAAAACAAGAATCACCAACTCATTCGATTGCAAACCTTAAAGTGAAAGAACTTAGGACCACGGGAGGAGCGAGAAGCTACGTAACAGGTAGGGGTGTCAATTGTTTGGTTCGGCccattattttataaaatttgtaccatatcaattttttggttattctattatgtataaccaaaattagactttttgaAACTGTTCCAATCATGTCGGTTTTTCTTCGAAATCGGTacagttcggttaattttcggtaatttttgttaaatgtcatgtaaaagtcactagtagaaatagaatacaataaaatacatatttttatgggactagcaaaactctctagacatttttataGTTTAAAAGGTGatagaattaaaaaaattatgaaagatgactagagtatagatccatcactATTCTATAACAGCgaaaaagaaactaagcaaatacaaagaaaatataaatcacacgaatggaaagatattaaccaagtcgGGCTCCAataataaagtctatagaagattaaatatttaaaaagataaatctaaatcatatgaaaagaaacatattcaatacattgtagtttgctactcataatcgctacaaTACCTtatgtcttgctagtgaatatgctcgaaataatttaatttcaataggagcagcataataggtttgggatttaaaattttgagtttaattacttgttggcttgtaactgtttCGTAATTTTAAGGCCCAAGAAAgatttaatgctttattatttttaaactcaatatataaatatatttttcacattgtaaatttattcggtacggttcgatatttTTTTCGATTTAgttttataaaacaaaaacttaCCCTAATTATCTGTACAGATATAAATTTATATAGTaggttttattaaaagaaatctaAAAATCGGTCTGATACGGTACGCTTAGGTtggtttagtcggtttttaaatattcatTGACACCCTAGTAAGAGGTTCAGTCGAATCCAGTGACTTTTGCTCAAACAATGTATTTATCGTtaataaatttattaaatatatacaaatattaaatttagaacccaATTATAACCACTCGAAATCGTCGTTCTAAATTAGAGAACCCATAAAATTGGAATCTTTGCTCCGCCTCTGTCTAGAACATAACATAAGCCCAAAATCATGTTGAGTTGCCGATCATTACATTTAACGTACTGAGCAATTATCTTAATAACTTAATTGACCCTTTGCTTCAACACGGTAAAACCTTTAATTAACCTAGTGAAACTAGTAATTGATATGCTACTGCTAGTTAAAAAATTTTACACTGCCAGTATTATATAACTTAAAAAGGGAGTATCTAAAATTGCTGCAATGTAATTAGGAGGTTTacaggttcgagccgtgaaaacagtTTCTTGCAAAAATatagggtaagactgcgtacaaaagacccttgtggtccggcccttcccggaCTCCACgcataacgggagcttagtgTGCCTGACTGCCTTTTTACTACTATTATACAACTTAAATCCTAAAATTTATGGAACAAAATGGAAATTCAAGCTATAAATCTCAGTAATCATTATCAGCAGTTCACGATTCACCAACCATaaattaaaacaccaaaaaataattcaaataaaaatgcaaaattcaagttttttgtgTCTACTTACTTATTTCCTTTGATCTTGAACCATGTTTCAGCACAATGCTTATGTGCAGCAGCCAAATCATCTTTACATGAACATCCCAATTCAATGGCAACCTCGCACTCACTCACCAAACTCAGGTGGCAAATTCTACAGTCTCGTTCAATTTTCACCTTACTTTCACCATCTCCATTTTCTATATCCACTGAATTATTAGACTCATTGGCACATGCATCAGCAGTGGAATAAAACTGAGAATAACAAGAACCCTTATCGGTGTCGGAGATATTGACACTGACGGAGCTCCGGTGACTGTGGCCGGAGCACTCTAAGTCCACGCGGGACAACTCTACTCTTGCCATTTCAATGACGCggatagagaaaaaaaaaaagaattaattcCTTTGAAAAAGTTGAAGGCTTTAGTAGTATTTGCAACTtcaaagatttgatttttatagtACACTGCATGAGTTAAGGCTCTGTGTTTCTGCCTCTATTATTAATATGAAAAAGTAACGAGGTGGGTGATGGATTTGGTGATATATTAACTCAAATATCTTAAATTGTGCACCAAAAAAGAGAACGAGAGAGACTGAGTTAAAATTTTACTACAACATCAAATAATATATCCGGTGTATTTTTACGGTGTGGAATATGAGGAGGATAGTTTGTATACAAATCTTACTCCTACCTCGTAAATGTAGAGAGATTGAGTTAAAgtttatactccctccgtttcatattaaatgaggtactttcctttttagtttattccaaaacaaatgacacatttttaactttagaaataattcaactttaaactcttttattttacccatttacccttaatgggaagcttttatagccacacaaatgtcatggccctaTAAACTTTTtatcccttaagcttttaagaccacaagtttcaaaattcttttttttttcttaaacttcgtgctgAATCAAACTACCTCATTTAATATAAAACGGATGGAGTAATAACAAACAACATAGTAGTGTGTTATTACAATATGTGGAATGAGTATAGTATATACGCAAGCCTTGCTATATCTCGTAAACACGAGAGACTAAGTTAAAGTTTTAGGGAATGTAAATTGCTGAAACAGAGGGGAAAAGAACAATAACGTAAAAGTGAGAGGCTCATGGTAATGTTGTAATAGCTGTGAGACAAAGGCCCTACCCTTTGGACAATTGTTATAGTTGATAATGAGATGTATTTTGTTTGCTTTTACTACAATTTAGATATTTTTAAGTAACCATAGCATAAAGGCAGCCCGGTGAATTAAGATTCTGCTATGCACGAGGTTCATGGAAGGACCGAACCATAATGGTCTATTTTTCTAGTAACCATAACATACAATTTGAAATTCGATGAATAAGAGTGACATAATTGAAATATATGACGTGTA is a genomic window containing:
- the LOC107797090 gene encoding uncharacterized protein LOC107797090; translation: MARVELSRVDLECSGHSHRSSVSVNISDTDKGSCYSQFYSTADACANESNNSVDIENGDGESKVKIERDCRICHLSLVSECEVAIELGCSCKDDLAAAHKHCAETWFKIKGNKTCEICNSIAHNVVGPNDIESAQQTNEVNALATNAAPALSVSSESRTCLNGHRFLNFLLACMVFAFVISWLFHFNIPS